The Corallococcus soli DNA window GCGCGGCGCCCTTCTACACGGACTTCGAGCAGTACGTGGGGAGCGGCATCCCGGGGCTCGACCTGGCGCTGGTGGAGGGCGGCTACGCGTACCACACGGCGTTGGATCGGCCGGAGGCCGTGCCTCCAGGGACGCTCCAGCATGTCGGCGACACGGTGCTGGCGTTGGTGCGCCGGCTCTCCGCGAGCCCCCTGCCGCCCCACGCGTCCGAAGCGGGCACCGTGACCTTCTTCGATGTGCTCGGCGTGGGGACGGTCGTGTATCCGCCCCGGGTGGCGTTGGTGCTGGCGGTGGTCGCGGTGCTCCTGTTCGCGGGGGCGTGCGAGGCCTCCCGGCGTCGCGGCCTGCTGTCCTTGAGGGGGCTGGGGCGCGGCTTCGTCTGGATGGGGGTGGGCGGGGTGCTGGGGGCGCTGCTGCCGCTGCTGGGCGCGGTGCTGGTGGGGTTCGTGCTGGGGCGCCCGCAGGGCTGGTACGGCACGCCCTCCCTGGGGCTCGTGACGTACGGGGCGCTCGCGCTCGCGGGGGTGCTCGCGGGCGAGGCGGCGTGGGTGGCGTTCACGGCCCGGCGCGGGACGGGAGCGGACTCGCGCCACTTCGAGCGTTGGGGGGGAGCGCTCGCCTGGGGCGTCTGCTTCACGGTGCTGGGAACGGCGGCCGGCGTGGGCGTGACGTACCCGCTGCTGGTCTGGGTGCTGGGCGGAGCGGGTGCGCTCCTGGTGGTGGCCCGGAGGCCCCGGTGGAGCGGGGTCGCGCTCGCGCTGGGCTTCCTGCCGGGGCTGTGCCTGATGGCGCAGGCGGCATCGCGGTTGCTCTTCCTGGCCCTCCCGTTGACGGGCCACCTGCTGGTGCCGTTCCCGCTGGATGGGGCCATCGCGCTCCTGGTGGCGTTGCCCCTGCTGGCGGGGGCGTGGCTGGTGCCCGCGGCGCTGCCGTGGGCGGAGGGAGGTCGCCTCGCCGGGCTGTGGGTGGGGGCGCTCGCGCTGGGTGGGTGGGTGGCGCTGGCGCTCGTGACGCCTCACGACGCGGAGCATCCGCGAAGGCTGCACGCGGTGGAGCGGACCGACGCGTCCGGGAGCGTCCTCGTCCTCCAGAGCATGGATGGGCTGGCGCTCGGCACGCTCGTCCCGGGGCTCACGCAAGCCCAGTCCGAGCAGGCCCAGACGGAGCGCGCCCTGCCATGGAGCGGCGCCATGCCCCCGGTGTCCGGACAGGAGCCGGGTGCCACCGCGACCACCGCGTCGGCGCACCCCGTCCTGGCCTCCGCGTCCCCAGTCCCCACCGAACAGCCCGCGCTGACGGAGCTCACGGCGCCACGCCTCACCGTGGAGCGCGTGGAACAGCACGGGGCGGAGCGACAGGTGTCCCTGCTCCTGTCCGCCCAGGAGGGCGCATCCCTGCGCCTGGAGGTCCCGCGTGAAGCGCTGGTCTCCTGGTCCCTGGGCCCGGAGTTGCCCGCCCTCCCGCCAGACGCCGTCGCCTTCACGGCCCTGGCGGTGAATCCCCCGGGAGGCGAATGGCGCGTGGAGCTGCGCCTGCGCGCCACCCCGGACGTGCCCGTGCGGCTTCGCGCGTCTCGTGAGGGCGCGGTGACGCCGACGCTGGACGCCCTGCGCCGCTCGCTCGGGCCCGACAGCACGGGCTCCTTCGCCGCGTCCCACACCGTGGAGGTGCGGCCATGACGTCCCCGCGCTCAGCCTGGCGACGGAAGGGCCGCGAACTCCTTCACCAACCGCGCGGTGACGAGCGCGGTGAGCCGCGCCGGATCCAGCTCCGGGATGAACTCGCTGACGTCCAGTCCCACCAGCTCGTAGCGTCGGGCCAGCCCGCGCAGGAGCACCAGCAGCTCGCGGAACGTGGGGCCGCCAGGGTAGGGCGCCTCCACGGCGGGGACCTCGTGGGGCGCGAGCCCGTCCAGGTCCACGGACACGAACACGCGCCGCACGCCGCCGAGCTGCGCGACCATGGAGTCGAGCACCGCCGGCAGGCCCCGCTCCACCACCTCCACGGCGTGGATGACGCCCGGCTTCCACTCGCGCAGCCCCTCGCGCTCGCGCGCGTTCACCTGCCGGATGCCGAACAGGCTGGTCCGCTCCGGCCGGACGTGGGGCAGCTTCCAGGCGTGGTGGAGGATGGAGTCGAAGGCCAGCGCGTCGCTCTGGACGCAGTCCGGGTGGGCGTCCACGTAGACGACGCCGCAGTCCTCGAACACGTCGCTCACCGCGGCCAGGGCGGCGTACTTGATGTGGTGGTCCCCGCCCACGCCAATGGCGCGCTGTCCCCGGAGGAACAACGACGCGAAGCGGTCGCGCACGACGGACAGCTGCGCGGGCACCGCGAGCCCCTCCACGGGCAGGTTCCCCGCGTCGAACAGGCCAGCCCCGTCCTCCAGCGACTCCGTGAGGGACGGGGACTCGTTGTCCGCGTCGCGCATGAAGTCGGCGGTGAAGAGGGTCCGGGGCGCGTCGGAGCGGCCCCGTGCGCTCTCGGAGAAGCCGGCCCCCTGCGTGTTGGCGCCGAACAGCACGGAGCGCGCCCGGTGCTCGTCGGGACACAGGGCATGGCGCAGGCGCGGGCTCACGGGCGCACCTCGGACACGGACATGGCGAAGGGTGAGGGGAAGGGGTTCATGGCGGCTCCAGTGCGGACAGGCCCACCCGGGGTGGGGCAGGGCACCGGGCCCGTGGAGGGCCCGGTGGGCGCGGACGGCTCAGACGGGGCTGACCGCGCGGGGGGAAGCTTCGGGGATGTTGGACTCCAGCGCTCGCGCGGGCCGGAACAGGGACAGCGCGATGGCGGCGAGCACGGCCAGCAGGCCCATCATCACCAGCATCAGCGCGATGCCACGGCCCGGGCCCGAACCCAGCAGCCCGCCGAACACGGGCTCCAGCGCGCCGCCCGCCAGCATGGCGGGCTCGAAGACGTGGTCCGCCAGCGGCCCTCCCACGAGGTACGCCACCGGGGTGGAGAACCACGCCAGCGCCATCCGCGCGGAGAACACGCGGCCCTGGAGGTCGGCGGGCACCAGCGACTGCCACAGCGCCTGGCTGCAGCTCGCGATGGGGGCGTTGAAGAACATGAGCAGGAAGGCCGCCGCCGCGATGAGCGGAAGCGACGGCTGGAGCCCCGAAAGCGCCAGGCTCACGCCGTAGAGCAGCCCGGCGCCCACGATGCCCGTCAGCCGCCG harbors:
- a CDS encoding M28 family peptidase — encoded protein: MRAGRGPQEPSVRAGQGTRVLAARAGRGACVFAVLVTVLGAAWVARCPVEPRPEGAAPEVFSEARALPLVRALAEEPRPLGSPAAQRAVALLVERLRALPGVEVVVQDAEASMVDEGSLILFRAVNVLARLPGESADAVLVSAHYDSPEESPGAGDNALAVAAAVEVLRALSAGPRPRHTVLLNLNGGEEDGRLGAAGFLHHPWARDVKAFINLEGVGVGGRLVLFRASPGAQGLLEAYADAVPSPSASVLGQDVMASGAAPFYTDFEQYVGSGIPGLDLALVEGGYAYHTALDRPEAVPPGTLQHVGDTVLALVRRLSASPLPPHASEAGTVTFFDVLGVGTVVYPPRVALVLAVVAVLLFAGACEASRRRGLLSLRGLGRGFVWMGVGGVLGALLPLLGAVLVGFVLGRPQGWYGTPSLGLVTYGALALAGVLAGEAAWVAFTARRGTGADSRHFERWGGALAWGVCFTVLGTAAGVGVTYPLLVWVLGGAGALLVVARRPRWSGVALALGFLPGLCLMAQAASRLLFLALPLTGHLLVPFPLDGAIALLVALPLLAGAWLVPAALPWAEGGRLAGLWVGALALGGWVALALVTPHDAEHPRRLHAVERTDASGSVLVLQSMDGLALGTLVPGLTQAQSEQAQTERALPWSGAMPPVSGQEPGATATTASAHPVLASASPVPTEQPALTELTAPRLTVERVEQHGAERQVSLLLSAQEGASLRLEVPREALVSWSLGPELPALPPDAVAFTALAVNPPGGEWRVELRLRATPDVPVRLRASREGAVTPTLDALRRSLGPDSTGSFAASHTVEVRP
- a CDS encoding arginase family protein, which gives rise to MSPRLRHALCPDEHRARSVLFGANTQGAGFSESARGRSDAPRTLFTADFMRDADNESPSLTESLEDGAGLFDAGNLPVEGLAVPAQLSVVRDRFASLFLRGQRAIGVGGDHHIKYAALAAVSDVFEDCGVVYVDAHPDCVQSDALAFDSILHHAWKLPHVRPERTSLFGIRQVNAREREGLREWKPGVIHAVEVVERGLPAVLDSMVAQLGGVRRVFVSVDLDGLAPHEVPAVEAPYPGGPTFRELLVLLRGLARRYELVGLDVSEFIPELDPARLTALVTARLVKEFAALPSPG